The following are encoded in a window of Paenibacillaceae bacterium GAS479 genomic DNA:
- a CDS encoding two component transcriptional regulator, LuxR family produces MSIGVIVVDPYQLVRRGITSILSGVDSIQVVGEASDRKEAQALIQSLKPEICIMNNRINQLSGLDVIGKLKLAGASCRFIYLTSFMQPSELKQALELQIEGLVLKEALPEELIHAVRMVSRGRKYYDVELLESRLTDKPTDKSTNLTPKESEVLQMLSEGLSNKEIAARLFVTEYTVKKHVSQVLAKLDLPDRTKAALFYHQQNRSQSIGG; encoded by the coding sequence ATGTCAATCGGAGTCATAGTCGTGGACCCCTATCAGTTAGTGCGAAGAGGAATTACATCCATCTTGTCCGGCGTGGATTCGATCCAGGTAGTGGGTGAGGCCTCGGACCGCAAGGAAGCACAGGCGCTTATCCAAAGTCTGAAGCCAGAAATCTGCATTATGAACAACCGCATCAATCAGCTGAGCGGGCTTGATGTGATCGGCAAGCTCAAGCTTGCGGGAGCTTCCTGCCGCTTCATCTACCTCACTTCATTCATGCAGCCTTCCGAGCTCAAACAGGCGCTTGAGCTGCAAATCGAAGGACTTGTACTCAAGGAAGCACTTCCTGAAGAGCTAATTCATGCCGTCCGCATGGTTTCACGCGGACGCAAGTATTACGATGTCGAGCTGCTGGAGTCCCGCTTGACGGACAAGCCGACGGACAAATCGACGAATCTGACGCCTAAGGAGAGCGAGGTTCTCCAGATGCTGAGCGAAGGTTTATCCAACAAGGAGATTGCCGCCCGGCTTTTCGTGACCGAATACACGGTGAAGAAACATGTGAGCCAAGTTCTCGCCAAGCTCGATCTGCCCGACCGTACAAAAGCCGCTCTCTTCTATCATCAGCAGAACCGATCCCAATCGATCGGTGGATAG